GGCAATTCCGGACAAGGTTTCGCCGTACTTGACCTGATAGCGTACCCATGAGCGTTTCTTGTCTTGTGGAATTTTGGCATAATTTTCAAGAAATGCAGTACGTGTTCCAAAGGGAATTTTCAACAGATAGTTTGGAACTGTCGGAGGTGTACACCAACGAAGAAGTGCAGGGTTGAGGTCGCGAATACTGTCCGGTGTCGAGTTGACGCATTGCGCGATAATCTCCAGATCAAGACATTCGGTCACAGTTACCGTATCCATGCGTGCAGCCGATTCGGTTTCCAAGGCAATACCGTATTTAGCCGGGTCGCGAACGATCTGTGTAGCGGCTATAAAATAGGGAACATAGTTACGTGTTTCCCTAGGTAATTTGGTCATTTCCCAATAATCGCGTGTATTATTTTTCTTCATTGCATTATATATACGACCCGATCCGGCGTTATAAGCGGCTAATGCCAAATACCAGTCGCCAAACTCATTAAACAGATCCTTGAGGTATTTGAAGGCATAACGCGTGGAAACGTATAAGTCCCGGCGATCGTCAACCCACCAGTCAACATTCATCCCATAACCGGTAGCTGTTTTTTTGACAAACTGCCAATGCCCGACAGCGTGAGCGTGCGAACGCGCCTGTGCGCTATATCCGCTTTCGATCATCGCAAGGTATATCATATCGTCGGGAACACCTTCTTCACGAATGATCGTGCGAATCAAGTCGGCATCGCGGCCAAATTTGCGATATAGATATTTGATGTTTGCGCCGCCATTTTTGGTGAGGTAGTCCGTAAACTTACGAATCCGCTCGTTATCAATATTGATCGGAATAAAATCCATGGCGTGACCCTTGGCGATCGGTGCTTTGATCGTACCGATGGAATTACTTCCGCTCAAACCGATATCATAAAATACCAACCGGCTTATCACGGTTTGTTGGAACGAATCCTCTTTGTATTCATTTTGGATTTCAAGCAGATTTTTGTACTGATCGATGATGCCTGAGGCTAACCAATTGGGGTAATCCATTTTTCCATTGGTGCCATTTTCTTCATTTTCAGTTTTAGTGTCATCCGCAGGAGCGGCTTCAGATAAGTCAATATTGGGATCGAAAAGATTATTGGCATTGTCATCGGTTGTTTCTTGTTTAGCCAATACATCGCCCCAGGCGACTAACGCGTCAATGGCTTTTTGATAATACGATTTGGCAAGCGATGCATTTTGATCAACATACCAGGCTTTGAGCGCCAAACTATAATTAGCCTTAACGGATGCTATAGCTGTAGTATCTTCGACGGAACCGTTACTAAGCCCTGAAACCGCCGGAGTCAATTCTAAAAACTGAACCGGTTGTTCATTGATCTCAGGTTTGACAGTATCTTTCATCGTCAAACTATCGCGAACCGAAACGACAGAACTCATAGGGGACGAAGTTGCTTCTTTAGCAGAGGAACAGGAGGCAAGCGATATCAAAATAACAAAGCTCAACATCATAATACAAAAATTAAAAACGCGTAGCATTACAAACTCCTTAAATATACATTTTTAAACCGCGGCAATATAAAGCATAGGATAAGTATTGTCAACCAAAGTTTAACGAACACCGCTTTGTTTTTGAAAGACTTATCAAGGTGAGATATTTTGACAATGCTTAACAAAGCGATTGTTAATGCATCAAAATATCATATATTGATTCGTCTCAAAAAGTTCTTTGAAAGCATGAAAAGCAGATGCGATGATCGTTCCGTATCGTAGTGATAACGGAAAGGAAAGTCCGAACTCCTTAAGGCGCGGAACTGGCCGAGATTTCCAAGAAATGCAAGGTCGGGTGATGATCGCGAAAGCGGTGATCAACGGATAGTGGAACAGAAAATAAACCGCCACGCCGATGGTGTGGTAAGGGTGAAACCGTGCGGTAAGAGCGCACGTGGTGTTTGCGCAAGCGGCGCCATGCTAAACCCTTCCGGGAGCAAGATCAAATAAGAAGAAGTCCCGCAAGGGGCGGGCCGCCTGCCTGATTCGCAAGAGCTTCTTCGGGTAGATCGCATTCCGTCGCATGGTATCATGCCGGTCATGATGCCGTGAACGGGATTTCCGGCTTGCCGGAAAAGATAAATGATCATCCGTATGCTTCGGCGTACGAACAGAATTCGGCTTACGATCTGCTTTTCAATTTTTATTTGATTGAATAGAGTTTTTGCTTTATCTTGCGCGGTTGTTAAGGTCATGTATTAAACCGGCTTCGAAAGTGAGTGTGGTGAAGGTATGGCACTTAATGGACACGTTTTGGTGCTCAATCAGAATTATGAGCCGATGACGATATGTCATGTGAAAAAGGCGTTTGTTCTGGTTTTTTTGGGCAAGGCGGAGATCATCGAAATTGCCGAAGGGCGAAGTATTCGTTCGGTTTCGCACGAGTACCCGTTCCCGAGCATCGTACGACTGATGAGTTTCGTTTACAAAAAACGTAAAGGCATAATGTTGTCCCGAAAAAATATTTTGAAACGGGATAATTACCAGTGCCAATACTGCGGAACACGTACCGACGCGATGACGGTAGATCATATTTTACCGAAAGTGCGCGGCGGCAAAGATGCGTGGGAAAATCTGGTCACCGCGTGTATCACGTGCAATAATAAGAAAGGGGATCGCACCCCGGACGAAGCGCGGATGGTGCTGATGACAACACCCCGCAGGCCGCACCCGCTCAGTTTTATCCAAGGGCATGCGAGCGGCCACTATGATAACTGGAAACAATATCTTTTTATGTCATGATGCGCTTGTTATCACACATTACACAGGCGCGGCGACAGTGTAACCGGCTTCGAAAGCCGATTTCTCAAACGGACGAAAGGTTGTATGCCGAGAATTTTCAGCGGAATGCGCCCGACAGGGAAATTGCATCTGGGACATTTGGTCGGAGCATTGGAAAATTGGGTCAAATTTCAGGACTCGTATCAAACCGTTTACGGCATTGTTGATTGGCATGCACTGACGACCGGCTACAAAGACACCGCTTCACTTCGAAACTACATACTCGAAACGGCTATTGATTGGATTTCCGCCGGTATCGATCCGCAAAAAAGTATTATCATGCAACAGTCCCGCGTCAAAGAACACGCGGAGCTGCATTTGCTTTTTTCGATGATCACACCAACGCCTTGGTTGATCCGCAATCCCGCTGTCAAAGAACAAGCGCGCGATATGGGACTTATCGAAACGACGCAAGACGAACAAATGATGCGCATTGATTTCGGCCATCTCGGGTATCCTGTTTTGCAAACTGCGGATATATTGGTATATCAAGCGGATACCGTACCCGTCGGTGAGGATCAGGTACCGCATATCGAACTATGTCGTGAAATCGCACGCCGCTTCAATTTTTTATACAGCGCATCCGGTTTTCAGTTCCCGGAGCCCCAACACAAGTTGACGGTCACACCGCGGCTTCCGGGTATTGACGGTAACGCCAAAATGAGCAAAAGCCTCGGAAATTGTATTTATCTTTCTGATGATGACGCAACAATCGAATCGCAGGTGCGAAAAATGGTCACCGATCCTCAAAAGCTGCGTAAAAATGATCCCGGCCGTCCGGAAGTTTGTTCGGTTTATAGCTATCACAAAGTGTTTAATACCGACGAAACGCAGGGCATTGCATTGGGATGTACAACCGGCGAATTGGGATGCGTCGCATGCAAAAAAAATCTTGGACAAAAACTATCTCAACGTTTAGAACCTATGCGCCAAAAACGCGCCGAATTGGTATCGGATCTCCATGCGGTCGAAAAAATAATATCCGAGGGCTCCGACAAAGCCCGTGCTATCGCGTCCGATACGATGGTTTCGGTTCGCCGAGCTATGAAACTTGATTAACGCACGAAAGGAAAAAACTATGCGTTACGTTTTGTTTTGGATACTCAGCATAAGTACACTGTGTGCGCAGGATCAGATCCAACCGTACAAAGATTACGACAACGATTGGCTTTCACCGCAGTTTCACAAAGGACGTCGCGAGGCGTTGGCTCAGAAAATGAAACCCCACAGCATCGCCGTGCTTTTTTCGTCGGAAGAACGCCTTCGCAGCAACGATACGTATTATCAATATAAACCCGAGAGCAATTTCTATTATCTGACCGGTTTCCGTGAACCCAATGCGGCATTGATTTATTTGCCGGAGGGTTGGGTTGTCGGCGGAAAAACATATTCGACGGTTATGTTTGTGCCCAAACGAGATTACCGCTATGAAGTATATAACGGACGTCGCATGGGTACCGACGGCACACAGAAAATTCTCGGCATTGATACGGCGTTTACCAATGATGAATTCAGCACGCAGTTAAACAAAATTTTACTCCAACAGCAGACTGCTTCGAAATTGGAAAATGTGTATTGTTTTAATTTACGTGAGCAATATGACACTAAGACGCTGCGTAACATGACGACGGCGTTTACGGATTTTCGTAATAATCCCCGAAGCCTTTTGGGATATATGAATTCGGCGGATTTTATCAATGTGGAACCGTTGATCGGCGAACTGCGTGCCGTAAAAACAGAAGAAGAAATCGTCTTACTTAAAAAATCCATTGAGATAACCAACGACGCCCATTTGCAAATGATGAAAAGCTGCGAACCGGGGCAAAAAGAGTTTGAAATCAAGGCGGTCGGTGAATATGTCTTTACGCGCCTGGGTGCGGAATACGAAGGTTATGGTAGTATCTGCGGTTCGGCCGAAAACAGTATTATTCTTCACTATACGACCGATCGTCGTCAAATGAAAGATGGTGACGTATTGCTCGTAGATATGGCCTCCGAATACCACGGTTATTCCGCCGATGTGACGCGTTCGTATCCGGTCAACGGCAAATTTACCAAAGAACAAGCCATCATTTACAATATCGTGCTCAAAGCTCAACAAGCCGGTATTGACCGCATTAAACCGAATGTACCTTACCGTGAAGTAGCGGATGCCATTACCAAAACATTGGAAGATGGTCTTTTGGAAATCGGGTTGATTCAGGATCGCAAAGATGCAAAAAAATATACCGTGCACGGCTATATGCATTCGATCGGACTGGACGTACACGATCCGCAGTCGTATGACAGGCCGTTCGTTCCGGGTTTTTTTACGACGGTAGAACCGGGTATTTATATCCCTGAAAATGCACCGTGCGATAAAAAATGGTGGAATATCGGTATTCGCATCGAAGATGATATTTTGGTCACCGAAAGCGGCAATATCAATCTGTCTGAGCGTGTACCCCGCAAAATAGAAGACATCGAAAAACTTATGAAGAAAAAGGGTGTTGGTAATGTACCGTTGGATAATAATTGAGGGCGCATCGTGTATCGTGTAAAGTTAGAACAATTTGAAGGCCCTTTGGATTTATTGTTATTCTTCGTTCGTAAGGACGAACTGAATATATACGATATTCCTATCGCATACATCACCAAGCAGTATCTCGAATACCTGCATTTGATGCGTACGCTCAATCTGGACATTGCGGGTGAGTTTATTCTGATGGCCGCTACGTTGATGCGTATCAAGGCCAAAATGATGTTACCACCGGATCCGACGACCGAAGAAGAAGAGGAACTGATCGATCCGCGCCAGGAATTATCACGCCGGCTTGTCGAATACCGCCAGTTTAAAGAAGCTTCCAAATCATTGGCCGAGCTGGATGAGTATTGGCGCTCCGTATATCGCCGGAGCTATTTCAATTTTGATCTGATCCCTCAGCAAACCGAAGAAGCTGTTGGTTTAAAAGATATCTCCTTTTTTGATCTTTTGACGGCTTATAAAAATGCAATGGCCAAAAAGCCGGCTGTCATTTATCACAACGTGGAACGTCTCAATGTTACGGTCGAAGAACAGCAGGAATACATCATGGATTTTTTCCGTGATCGCAATATGTACACGTTTCTGGAACTCGTCGAGGATATGAGCAAGATTGAGGTGGTAGTTACATTTTTAGCCTTGCTGGATCTCGTTAAAAAAGGAGAAATCGCAGCACGCCAAACCACCCTTTTTGATGATATATGGATTTACAAAGCGTCCGCATATACGGATGAAATTCCCGATGAGTTACGCGCCGACGAATCCGAAACGAAACAGCCGATACCTTTAAACGAAGAAACTGTTCTCACACCGTCCGATGCGGCTGTGTTGAATGAAGTTTCATCTGACGATACAACGTTTGCGGTGAATGAATCCGAAGATACGGCTTTGGATTCGTCATTAACTGAGGCCGCCACATCGCCCGATAGCGAATTAGCAAACGACCGCATTGATATGGCGCAAACGGATGACCCGGTGCAAGAAGTCGAACAAGCCACAGTTGATATGAATATTGAGGGTGTTACCGATGAAGCGAAAACCGATGCGGAAACGGTTGGATTGAATGAAGAAATTATAAATAACGAAGCCTTCGTTGCGATTCCCCAAGTCGAAGAACAACCGCAAACGGAATATACAGATACTTCTGAGGCGTTTGCTGATTCCGAAAATGATGAAATTATAGACGCAACAGCCGAAGAAAATTTAAATTCACTTTCAAATGAAAACATTCATTCAGTTGAAAAAACTCAATCGAATTTGTCTTCAGATGAAACAATATCTGTATCGGTGAATGAATCAACGGAAGCTGATTTTTATACCCAAGTACCATCGGAAAATATTTCTTCCGCACAAAATCAGTCTGAAATAAGCCATGTTAAAACGGAAAATATTGATTCACACGGTGACGAGTTTTCAAACGAAGAAACGGAATCATTGGATCGTACAATAGTAAATGCAGCCGATGATACGATCGCAACGGATTTAACCGCCTCAATAACCGAAGTGACTGTTGATGAAAATGTAACCGATGATGCCGTTTTTTTAGCAACCACGACAGAAGACCAAACGATAACAGAGCCCGTTCCCGTCGAGCGTATCAGAACAGTAATCGCCGAATCGCAAGTCAATGTAAATAATTCTGATGCCGAATCGGTGGATACAATCACGGATAATGCGGCTCTATCAGACACTGAAGATAAAGTGATTGCGCCAACGAATGAGCTGATCGTTGCGACGGCTGAAACAAATGCAGACGATGTTGATCAAACACCATCGCAGGTTAGTTCAAACGAAATCGGCAATAATAGTAAAACAGATCAAACTGAATCAGATACGATAATACCAGTCGGGGAAGATGAACCCGCATTAATTCGCGCAAACGATGTTTCGACGACGGATATTCAAGCTATTCACGAAAATGAATTAACCTCCGAGGATGTGATTGAACGTGCTGCGTCGGAACCATCACAGAACACCGATCCTGTTCATATCATTGAGGCGATTCACAATCAAAACTATGAAACGATTCAACCGGATTTAGTAAAACCGCTCGTTTCACAAGACGAACCAAGAACTGATGGCGCGTCTGTTGTCTCAGCTAAAATGGAAGATGATGCAAGCAAACCCTTGACTGAACAGCATGAAACCGCCGATGCGACTCTTAGCCGCACCGTAACAAACGGAGAAAAACCATCGCTTGATGAAATGGAAAAACCGTCTATTATAACGGTATTTGTTCGGAAAATAGTATCTTTTGTCAAACGTTTTTTTGGAAAATGATAGATGATAGGTTATTAAAAAGATTATGGAAGAACAGAATCAAAACGAATCCAACTTGGAACCCACGGAAGTACAGATTGATACCGAGACATCGGAGGTCCCTGCGGATCCGCGTATTGTGGACGGATTGCCGCTTCAAAATGTAGTTGAGTCCATTATTTTTGCATCGACGGAACCTTTGCCGATGGATCGTCTTTTGGAGTGTATTCAAAAAGATTACGTTCAGGCTTCGTTAGTTCGACAAGTGATAGATGAGATCAATAAACATTATCAGGCCAACAATTTACCGTTGCGAATTATCAAAATCGCCGGCGGTTATCAATACGCCACCCATCCGCAGTATGACAAATGGGTTAGTCGACTTTTCAAATCAAAAGCGGAAAAAAAATTATCCCAATCTTCGCTCGAAGTGCTGGCAATTGTGGCGTATCGCCAACCAATTTCACGTGCGGAGATTGAACGTATCCGAGGGGTAAACGCCGATTGGACATTGCGTTCACTGATGGAAAAAAATTTAATCACGGTGGTGGGTCGTGAAGATGCACCGGGAAAACCTTTACTTTTCGGCACGACCAAGCCGTTCTTGGAGCATTTCGGTTTGGATGCCATCAATGAACTTCCCAAACTCAAAGAGATCGAAGACATCATCAAAGAAGATAAAGAGTTTGCCGAGACGCTGGAATTTGATTTTGCCGATAAAAAAGCGGCGGAAGCGGCGGCTAAAACGGCTGACGAAACAGCGAAGAACGAAGGGCTGTCTCAAGAATTCGCTGAAATCGATACGATGCTTAAAGAAAATAATTTTAATCCCGAAGATCATTTGAAGTGAGAGGCGATGAATTTTGATTATTTAAATGACCAGGCTTGGATCGTCAATCAGGACATCCCATGGAAGCATTTGTCTAAAGATCTTTCCGAAGTGCGCATTGCGATTATCACTACGGCGGGACTTTATATGTGGAAAACGCAAAAACCGTTTTCTTTTGAAGATGAGATACCGGATGTCTCATTTCGTGAAATTCCCAATTCCGTTACCCAGGAAACTGTTCGAGTGTCCCATCGTTACATGGATCTATTCGGGTCGGCCGGGGTGGATATCAATAGCGTGTTTCCTATCCATCGTTTACAAGAGATGGTATCCGAAAAACGTATCGGCGGTCTAGCGGAAACCCACTACAGCGTGATGGGCGAAGTCAGAGATCCGCGGTTGTTTATTGAAGATTGTATGCCCAAAATACTGAAATTACTCCAAAAACAATTGGTGGATGTTGTTTTGGTAACGCCGGGAGGCCCTTTGGGGCATCAAACAGCGGGGATGATCGCACGATTTCTGGAGGAAAACGATATTACGACGATAACTATCGGCGCGGTAAAAGCCATCGCGCAAAACGTTAAGTCGCCGCGTACATTACTGGTGCGTTATCCTTTCGGTATGTATTTCGGTGCGCCATTTGATGCCGATAATCAAAAAGAAATAGTCAACGAGTGCCTGGTCCATCTCAAAGCAATTCGCGAACCCGGTGAGGTGTCTGAACTGAGTGTACGGTGGCAGGATACGTTTAAAACAGCTTTGCAGATCAAACCGGAGTTACCGACGCTGATGGACACCGGCGCCATCATCGCGGAACCCGTGATCGAGAAGAAAAAAATTGCAGCGGACGAATTTTAAATTATGATGCGACTTAATAAATTTATGGCTACGGCGGGGGTCGCCAGTCGCCGCAGTTGTGACGAAATCATCGGCGAAGGGCGTGTTACTGTCAACGGACAAGCTGTTACGGATTTATCTTATCAGGTGGATGAGGCGTTAGATCGTGTCGAAGTGGACGGTCAACTTCTTTCGATCAAAGAAAAAGATGTGTACATTATCCTGCACAAACCGCTGCGGTATGTAACCACCGTCAAAGATGAGCGGGGCCGTGATTCGGTCGTGGATCTAGTCAAAATTACGGAACGTGTGTATCCCGTCGGCCGACTTGATTTCGATACGACCGGACTTCTGCTATTGACCAACGACGGTGAATTGGCTTTTCGTCTGGCCCATCCCAAGTTTGGCATTGAAAAAACATACATCGCTTTGCTCAATAAAAAAATCGGCGAATCGGAGTTGCAGCAATTGCGCCGGGGCGTCGTGCTGATTGACGGTAAAACAGCACCGTGTAAAGCCGAAAAATTGGGAAAAGAGCTTGTCAAAATTACCATCCACGAGGGTAAAAACAAACAAGTCAAGCGCATGTTTCGTAAACTGGGCTATAAAGTGAGGGAGCTGCACCGCTCGCAGTACGGTCCTATACAGCTGGGTAAACTCAAATACGGACAGTGGCGTAATCTCAAACCGGCTGAGGTGTTGGCGTTAAAAAAGGCCACGGGTTTGATAAAAAAATAGTCATAGTGAAGTGAAAAAATTACTGATCACATTAGACGGTCCCGCGGGAAGCGGAAAAAGCACGACCGCTAAATTATTAGCTAAGCGGCTTGGTTATTGTTATCTTGATACCGGCGCTATGTACCGAGCGATAACATTGCAAGCCATACATCACGGTATTTTTCCGACCGATCCTGAAAAAATCATTACGATGTTGCCGGACATCACACTGCATATTGATTACAAAGACGGACGCCAGCAAACCTTTCTCAATGGTTGGGATGTGTCCGAAGGTATCCGATCACCCGAAGTAACACGCCATGTCAGCGCCGTTTCGGCGATAGCCGAGGTACGAACTTTTTTGCGGCAACAACAGCAACATATCGGTAACCAGGGCGGTTACGTCGTAGATGGGCGTGACATCGGAACGGTGGTTTTTCCCAATGCGGATATCAAATTTTATATGACGGCCAAAGTCGAAGAACGCGCACGCCGACGTTTGAAAGAAATGGCGGATACCGATGAATGGGATTTGCCCAAAATGATCGAAGATATACAAAAACGCGATCACGCCGATATGACTCGCGCCGAAGCGCCTTTGCGGCAACCTCCCGACGCGATCGTAATAGACAATTCACTCATGACCTTGGATGAACAAATACAGGCCATCATCGCACATATCGAAAACCGATTTGGTAAGCAATAATTCTGATTTTTTTTGAATTTATTCTAATGAGCCTATGACAAACGAATCCTACCCTGAAAAAATCGGAAGGTATCAGATACTCAGCCTTTTGGGTGAAGGGGCCATGGCTAAAGTTTTTAAAGCTGTGGATACGCGTATTGACCGTGTCGTAGCTTTGAAAATGTTGCAATTTCGTGAAGGGATGACCGATGAAATGATCCAGCAACTCAAGGATCGTTTTGTGCACGAAGCCAAATTTGCGGGTAAACTGACTCATCCGAATATTGTTACCATCTATGACGCCGAAGAAGAAAATGGCGTATCGTATATGGCGATGGAGTATGTGGATGGCCGGACATTGGAATCCGTCATTGAAAACAACGAAACCCTTACGGTTGAGCAGATTCTTGATATCCTGATCCAGCTCGCGCATGGTTTAGACTATGCCCATAAACATGATATTATACATCGCGATATCAAGCCCGGCAATATCA
This is a stretch of genomic DNA from bacterium. It encodes these proteins:
- a CDS encoding LysM peptidoglycan-binding domain-containing protein, which codes for MSSVVSVRDSLTMKDTVKPEINEQPVQFLELTPAVSGLSNGSVEDTTAIASVKANYSLALKAWYVDQNASLAKSYYQKAIDALVAWGDVLAKQETTDDNANNLFDPNIDLSEAAPADDTKTENEENGTNGKMDYPNWLASGIIDQYKNLLEIQNEYKEDSFQQTVISRLVFYDIGLSGSNSIGTIKAPIAKGHAMDFIPINIDNERIRKFTDYLTKNGGANIKYLYRKFGRDADLIRTIIREEGVPDDMIYLAMIESGYSAQARSHAHAVGHWQFVKKTATGYGMNVDWWVDDRRDLYVSTRYAFKYLKDLFNEFGDWYLALAAYNAGSGRIYNAMKKNNTRDYWEMTKLPRETRNYVPYFIAATQIVRDPAKYGIALETESAARMDTVTVTECLDLEIIAQCVNSTPDSIRDLNPALLRWCTPPTVPNYLLKIPFGTRTAFLENYAKIPQDKKRSWVRYQVKYGETLSGIANRYGTDVKAIQQANQLKSSVNLTTGQWILIPVAPKSYVATKEPTPVRNTPVANTSNQTKTTNAGGTGKTNTNWMAGKKKLTFKVEAGQTLGHIAEWYNITAQNIRDWNGLYYGDPIFPGQVLTLYIDQYMPDEGYRNATNKRTKEVTAEEPGMKIYVVQDNDNLISIAKMFNVEVSNIKRWNKLSSNTIKVGDKLKIYLNDKQ
- a CDS encoding HNH endonuclease, translating into MALNGHVLVLNQNYEPMTICHVKKAFVLVFLGKAEIIEIAEGRSIRSVSHEYPFPSIVRLMSFVYKKRKGIMLSRKNILKRDNYQCQYCGTRTDAMTVDHILPKVRGGKDAWENLVTACITCNNKKGDRTPDEARMVLMTTPRRPHPLSFIQGHASGHYDNWKQYLFMS
- the trpS gene encoding tryptophan--tRNA ligase, whose protein sequence is MPRIFSGMRPTGKLHLGHLVGALENWVKFQDSYQTVYGIVDWHALTTGYKDTASLRNYILETAIDWISAGIDPQKSIIMQQSRVKEHAELHLLFSMITPTPWLIRNPAVKEQARDMGLIETTQDEQMMRIDFGHLGYPVLQTADILVYQADTVPVGEDQVPHIELCREIARRFNFLYSASGFQFPEPQHKLTVTPRLPGIDGNAKMSKSLGNCIYLSDDDATIESQVRKMVTDPQKLRKNDPGRPEVCSVYSYHKVFNTDETQGIALGCTTGELGCVACKKNLGQKLSQRLEPMRQKRAELVSDLHAVEKIISEGSDKARAIASDTMVSVRRAMKLD
- a CDS encoding aminopeptidase P N-terminal domain-containing protein, with protein sequence MRYVLFWILSISTLCAQDQIQPYKDYDNDWLSPQFHKGRREALAQKMKPHSIAVLFSSEERLRSNDTYYQYKPESNFYYLTGFREPNAALIYLPEGWVVGGKTYSTVMFVPKRDYRYEVYNGRRMGTDGTQKILGIDTAFTNDEFSTQLNKILLQQQTASKLENVYCFNLREQYDTKTLRNMTTAFTDFRNNPRSLLGYMNSADFINVEPLIGELRAVKTEEEIVLLKKSIEITNDAHLQMMKSCEPGQKEFEIKAVGEYVFTRLGAEYEGYGSICGSAENSIILHYTTDRRQMKDGDVLLVDMASEYHGYSADVTRSYPVNGKFTKEQAIIYNIVLKAQQAGIDRIKPNVPYREVADAITKTLEDGLLEIGLIQDRKDAKKYTVHGYMHSIGLDVHDPQSYDRPFVPGFFTTVEPGIYIPENAPCDKKWWNIGIRIEDDILVTESGNINLSERVPRKIEDIEKLMKKKGVGNVPLDNN
- a CDS encoding segregation/condensation protein A → MYRVKLEQFEGPLDLLLFFVRKDELNIYDIPIAYITKQYLEYLHLMRTLNLDIAGEFILMAATLMRIKAKMMLPPDPTTEEEEELIDPRQELSRRLVEYRQFKEASKSLAELDEYWRSVYRRSYFNFDLIPQQTEEAVGLKDISFFDLLTAYKNAMAKKPAVIYHNVERLNVTVEEQQEYIMDFFRDRNMYTFLELVEDMSKIEVVVTFLALLDLVKKGEIAARQTTLFDDIWIYKASAYTDEIPDELRADESETKQPIPLNEETVLTPSDAAVLNEVSSDDTTFAVNESEDTALDSSLTEAATSPDSELANDRIDMAQTDDPVQEVEQATVDMNIEGVTDEAKTDAETVGLNEEIINNEAFVAIPQVEEQPQTEYTDTSEAFADSENDEIIDATAEENLNSLSNENIHSVEKTQSNLSSDETISVSVNESTEADFYTQVPSENISSAQNQSEISHVKTENIDSHGDEFSNEETESLDRTIVNAADDTIATDLTASITEVTVDENVTDDAVFLATTTEDQTITEPVPVERIRTVIAESQVNVNNSDAESVDTITDNAALSDTEDKVIAPTNELIVATAETNADDVDQTPSQVSSNEIGNNSKTDQTESDTIIPVGEDEPALIRANDVSTTDIQAIHENELTSEDVIERAASEPSQNTDPVHIIEAIHNQNYETIQPDLVKPLVSQDEPRTDGASVVSAKMEDDASKPLTEQHETADATLSRTVTNGEKPSLDEMEKPSIITVFVRKIVSFVKRFFGK
- the scpB gene encoding SMC-Scp complex subunit ScpB; its protein translation is MEEQNQNESNLEPTEVQIDTETSEVPADPRIVDGLPLQNVVESIIFASTEPLPMDRLLECIQKDYVQASLVRQVIDEINKHYQANNLPLRIIKIAGGYQYATHPQYDKWVSRLFKSKAEKKLSQSSLEVLAIVAYRQPISRAEIERIRGVNADWTLRSLMEKNLITVVGREDAPGKPLLFGTTKPFLEHFGLDAINELPKLKEIEDIIKEDKEFAETLEFDFADKKAAEAAAKTADETAKNEGLSQEFAEIDTMLKENNFNPEDHLK
- a CDS encoding rRNA pseudouridine synthase; translation: MRLNKFMATAGVASRRSCDEIIGEGRVTVNGQAVTDLSYQVDEALDRVEVDGQLLSIKEKDVYIILHKPLRYVTTVKDERGRDSVVDLVKITERVYPVGRLDFDTTGLLLLTNDGELAFRLAHPKFGIEKTYIALLNKKIGESELQQLRRGVVLIDGKTAPCKAEKLGKELVKITIHEGKNKQVKRMFRKLGYKVRELHRSQYGPIQLGKLKYGQWRNLKPAEVLALKKATGLIKK
- a CDS encoding (d)CMP kinase translates to MKKLLITLDGPAGSGKSTTAKLLAKRLGYCYLDTGAMYRAITLQAIHHGIFPTDPEKIITMLPDITLHIDYKDGRQQTFLNGWDVSEGIRSPEVTRHVSAVSAIAEVRTFLRQQQQHIGNQGGYVVDGRDIGTVVFPNADIKFYMTAKVEERARRRLKEMADTDEWDLPKMIEDIQKRDHADMTRAEAPLRQPPDAIVIDNSLMTLDEQIQAIIAHIENRFGKQ